In the genome of Vanacampus margaritifer isolate UIUO_Vmar chromosome 1, RoL_Vmar_1.0, whole genome shotgun sequence, one region contains:
- the LOC144061217 gene encoding ER membrane protein complex subunit 3: protein MAGPELLLDSSIRLWVVLPIVFITFLVGVIRHYVTQLLHSDKKVDLEQLSDSQVLLRSRILRENGKYIPRQSFTMRKHYFNNTETGFFKNVKRKVVPKNPMTDTSMLTDMMKGNLTNVLPMIVIGGWINWAFSGFVITKVPFPLTLRFKPMLQRGIDLLTLDASWVSSASWYFLNVFGLRSMYSLILGQDNAADQSRVMQDQMTGAAMAMPPDPNKAFKSEWEALEIVEHKWALENVEDELMARELNFAGVFSQDLTSAVF from the exons ATGGCCGGCCCAGAGCTCTTGCTGGACTCGAGCATCCGATTGTGGGTGGTGCTGCCCATCGTCTTCATCACCTTCCTGGTGGGCGTCATCCGCCATTACGTCACTCAGCTCCTGCACAGCGACAAGAAGGTGGACCTGGAGCAGCTTTCCGACAG TCAGGTGCTCCTGCGCAGTCGCATCCTAAGAGAGAATGGCAAATATATCCCGAGACAG TCATTCACAATGAGAAAGCACTACTTCAACAATACAGAAACGGGCTTCTTCAAGAATGTCAAGAGGAAGGTGGTGCCCAAAAACCCAATGACAG ACACAAGCATGCTGACAGACATGATGAAAGGAAACCTGACCAACGTGCTGCCCATGATCGTGATCGGTGGCTGGATCAACTGGGCCTTCTCTGGATTCGTCATAA CCAAGGTTCCATTCCCACTGACGCTGAGGTTCAAGCCCATGTTGCAGCGCGGCATTGACCTGCTCACGCTGGATGCTTCCTG GGTGAGCTCTGCCTCCTGGTACTTCCTCAACGTGTTTGGCCTGAGGAGCATGTACAGCCTCATCCTGGGACAAGACAACG CTGCCGATCAATCGCGCGTCATGCAAGACCAGATGACGGGCGCCGCCATGGCCATGCCCCCGGACCCCAACAAGGCTTTTAAA AGCGAGTGGGAGGCGCTGGAGATTGTGGAGCACAAGTGGGCGCTGGAAAACGTGGAGGACGAGCTCATGGCCCGAGAGCTCAACTTCGCAGGCGTCTTCAGCCAGGACCTCACGTCCGCTGTGTTTTAG